The Moraxella haemolytica genome window below encodes:
- a CDS encoding TSUP family transporter yields the protein MELTFELLGILFFVAILAGFVDAVAGGGGLLTIPALLLTGMNPVAALATNKLQGSAGSLSASLAMIKKGVTHPKYIKTALILAFVGSAIGAVLVQLSPPEFLKIAIPVVVGIMGLYTLFSPNLGAIKQKAKISHNAWQKGIVPIVGFYDGYFGPGTGTFFSLSGVVGRGMDLVTATGNAKLLNFATNIASLIFFIIGGQVVWLVGTVMIVGQVIGAVLGANMVVKGGAKYIRPMIVLMCFCMVARYVFW from the coding sequence ATGGAACTAACCTTTGAGCTTTTAGGCATTTTATTTTTTGTGGCGATACTTGCAGGTTTTGTGGACGCTGTGGCAGGCGGAGGCGGACTGTTGACCATTCCTGCCCTACTGCTAACAGGCATGAACCCTGTCGCCGCTCTTGCCACCAACAAATTGCAAGGCTCGGCAGGCTCATTGTCAGCAAGCCTAGCAATGATAAAAAAGGGAGTTACCCACCCCAAATACATCAAAACCGCTCTCATTCTTGCTTTTGTTGGCTCAGCGATTGGAGCGGTTTTGGTACAGCTATCGCCACCAGAATTTTTAAAAATCGCCATTCCTGTGGTCGTTGGGATAATGGGACTTTACACACTATTTTCACCCAATTTGGGTGCCATAAAACAAAAAGCCAAAATCTCACACAATGCTTGGCAAAAAGGGATTGTGCCTATCGTTGGGTTTTATGATGGCTATTTTGGACCAGGTACAGGAACATTTTTTTCACTCTCTGGCGTGGTTGGTCGAGGCATGGACTTGGTAACAGCAACAGGCAATGCCAAACTGCTCAACTTTGCCACCAATATTGCAAGTCTCATCTTTTTTATCATTGGCGGTCAGGTGGTCTGGCTGGTTGGTACAGTGATGATTGTCGGACAAGTCATTGGTGCAGTATTGGGAGCTAATATGGTCGTCAAAGGCGGAGCAAAATACATTCGCCCAATGATTGTGCTAATGTGTTTTTGTATGGTCGCAAGATATGTGTTTTGGTAA
- a CDS encoding dicarboxylate/amino acid:cation symporter: MSILKLYFKSNLLIRILLALILGAVGGLIIGNSPSVMAVLAPLGEIFVRLLKMIVVPVIASTLIVGASSITPAQLGRIGAKTLIYYTITSIFAIIIGLGIGALIKPGSGLNLIADAAAEGKAAQAPTVIQILLDIIPTNPIGAISGGQVLPMIFFCLAFGIALAFGRDSHDEQIKKSSDTVYYFVDGVSQAMFKIVGWVMQYAPIGVFALIFGVFAKNGAVAFGSLASVTVSVYLGLLLQVVLVYCVICAMFKLSPMIFLNKVRPALITAFVTRSSGATLPVSIQTAQSMGVPKSVYSFALPVGSTMNMDGTTVYLGVCAIFIANAVGMPLTVDQMITVTLTTVLGAIGTAGVPGAGAIMLLMVLESIGLPVEADSVVAIAYGMILGIDAILDMGRTSMNVVGDIAGTAVVAKQEKTLDETVWKS, from the coding sequence ATGTCTATTTTAAAATTATATTTTAAATCCAATCTGCTGATTCGCATTTTATTGGCACTTATTCTAGGGGCAGTAGGCGGATTGATTATCGGTAATTCGCCGAGTGTGATGGCGGTGCTTGCCCCGCTTGGCGAGATTTTTGTGCGACTACTAAAAATGATTGTTGTGCCTGTCATTGCTAGCACGCTCATTGTTGGTGCAAGCTCCATCACCCCAGCTCAGCTTGGACGCATTGGTGCTAAAACTTTGATTTATTATACCATCACTTCTATTTTTGCCATCATCATCGGACTTGGCATTGGTGCTTTAATCAAACCAGGTAGTGGACTTAATTTAATTGCTGATGCTGCCGCTGAAGGTAAAGCGGCTCAAGCCCCAACTGTCATTCAAATCCTACTTGACATCATTCCCACTAACCCTATTGGTGCAATTTCTGGCGGTCAAGTGCTACCGATGATCTTTTTTTGCTTGGCGTTTGGTATTGCTCTTGCCTTTGGGCGTGATAGCCATGATGAACAAATCAAAAAAAGTTCGGATACGGTGTATTATTTTGTAGATGGTGTTAGCCAAGCGATGTTTAAGATTGTCGGCTGGGTAATGCAATATGCACCAATTGGTGTGTTCGCTTTGATTTTTGGGGTATTTGCCAAAAATGGCGCGGTGGCTTTTGGTTCTTTAGCAAGTGTTACTGTTTCGGTTTATTTAGGGCTTTTGCTACAAGTCGTGTTGGTGTACTGCGTGATTTGTGCGATGTTTAAATTATCGCCAATGATTTTTTTAAACAAGGTTCGCCCTGCCTTGATTACCGCTTTTGTTACTCGTTCATCTGGAGCGACTTTGCCTGTCTCTATCCAGACTGCTCAATCCATGGGCGTGCCAAAGTCAGTGTATAGCTTTGCTTTGCCAGTCGGCTCAACGATGAATATGGACGGCACAACTGTATATCTTGGCGTGTGTGCGATTTTTATCGCCAACGCAGTGGGCATGCCTTTGACTGTCGATCAGATGATTACTGTAACCTTAACGACGGTATTGGGTGCTATAGGTACGGCAGGCGTGCCTGGAGCCGGAGCGATTATGCTGTTGATGGTGCTTGAGTCTATTGGACTACCTGTTGAAGCTGACTCTGTAGTGGCGATTGCTTACGGCATGATTTTGGGTATTGATGCCATCTTGGATATGGGGCGTACTTCAATGAATGTGGTGGGCGATATCGCAGGTACAGCCGTTGTTGCCAAACAAGAAAAAACACTAGATGAGACGGTGTGGAAATCTTAA
- the lipA gene encoding lipoyl synthase, protein MSVQTHTPSPKPAPKKAVQGEKLRGYDKVARIPIKVIPNLETPKKPDWIRVKLSSPAEVERIKSTLRQQKLYTVCEEAACPNLPQCFGDGTATFMIMGDICTRRCPFCEVAHGRPNPLDTDEPRHTAETILGLGLKYAVITSVDRDDLKDGGAGHFAEVINESRALSPSCLIEILVPDFRGREQLALDILSQTAPDVFNHNIETVPRLYKAFRPGSDYEHSLKLLKEYKARRPDIATKCGFMVGLGESEEEVYRLLDDLKAHDVDIITIGQYLAPSKNHAPVDRYVHPDEFARYTEYGKKLGFFNIWANPMVRSSYFADRQYYGEPCPPPVRSAKALAEEKLAKAEKGEKTGCF, encoded by the coding sequence ATGTCTGTCCAAACCCACACCCCAAGCCCTAAGCCTGCTCCAAAAAAAGCCGTTCAAGGCGAAAAATTGCGTGGCTATGACAAAGTGGCTCGTATCCCCATTAAGGTTATTCCAAACTTAGAAACCCCAAAAAAGCCTGATTGGATTCGTGTCAAATTATCTAGCCCTGCCGAAGTTGAACGCATTAAAAGCACACTCCGCCAGCAAAAACTCTATACAGTCTGTGAAGAAGCTGCCTGCCCCAACCTACCCCAATGTTTTGGCGATGGCACAGCCACCTTTATGATTATGGGCGATATTTGCACCCGCCGTTGTCCGTTTTGCGAAGTGGCACATGGCAGACCCAATCCGCTTGACACAGACGAGCCACGCCATACTGCCGAGACCATTTTGGGGCTTGGGCTAAAATATGCCGTCATCACTAGCGTGGATAGAGACGACCTAAAAGACGGTGGTGCAGGACACTTTGCTGAGGTTATCAACGAAAGCCGTGCTTTATCGCCCAGCTGCTTGATTGAAATTTTGGTACCTGATTTTCGTGGACGAGAGCAACTGGCATTGGATATTTTAAGCCAAACCGCTCCTGATGTTTTCAACCACAACATTGAAACCGTGCCACGCCTATACAAGGCGTTTCGACCAGGTTCAGATTATGAGCATTCGTTAAAGCTATTAAAAGAATACAAAGCACGCCGTCCAGACATTGCTACCAAATGCGGATTTATGGTAGGGCTTGGCGAGAGTGAAGAAGAAGTTTATCGCTTGCTTGACGACCTAAAAGCACACGATGTGGACATCATCACCATTGGGCAATATCTTGCTCCAAGTAAAAATCACGCCCCTGTGGATAGATATGTACACCCTGATGAATTTGCTAGATATACCGAATATGGCAAAAAGTTAGGCTTTTTTAACATTTGGGCGAACCCAATGGTGCGTTCAAGTTATTTTGCTGACCGCCAATATTATGGCGAGCCTTGCCCACCACCTGTGCGTTCAGCCAAAGCACTTGCCGAAGAGAAACTGGCAAAAGCCGAAAAAGGCGAAAAAACTGGGTGTTTTTAA
- a CDS encoding RelA/SpoT family protein — protein sequence MLANYHPHDIPTHLSHPLVDESRDSLMRAVSYLEQQEHEDILRACHFGDVAHIKDKRKSGEPYITHPIAVAEILAGFRLNKDTIISAILHDTVEDTEVTKEMLTTEFGETVARLVDGVTKLRSSSMNKQQSQAATFHKILTATLTDPRVLIIKLSDRLHNMSTLDAVSPEKQKRTANETLDFYIPFARIMGLNDIADYIELLCYRNLNPEMYNKFTDKLLQHGLGRNFQKIEISTYLQNLLSHLNLSGHVQVLDNRTSMYRQFFKNRGQINRLIRQYDFDVVLDDIESCDKLACYLVQKYEISDEMIRDNIRKPQAGGNQSLTLIYEQDYNHIKITLLTKRMQEAARLGVISKDKGDISHSVVQASLRNMQALANSESGQDFQENNEYSVAIIDELLNYLHERKIVCYSPQGRAYELPRGSTALDFAYAVGPAIGNIAVGADINGEHGKLGLVLADGDSVSIDTDKNATPKADWLGFVATNKARSEILKFLKHLPDDQKEYAGKEALMRALKAYDKVIEDITDSKWADILAWRGVDSQRDIFLQIATGSLLAQLVVSRLFSEEVDIADGNEITQSKHLIAGVKGVEVTFAKCCNPIYGDHIVGHLSARHGLVIHRHKCYSLNTIRAANPYQIIQVHWKDDIKINHDSHQLHFSASLRIFAMLNEEQISQAIYELRALNIGVEHTSVKADIKDKNSKVGTTTLNVVVRSREHLEEGIHVLRQILGYPNIMRLYHHHNHA from the coding sequence ATGCTAGCCAACTACCATCCGCATGACATTCCTACCCATCTTAGCCACCCGCTAGTCGATGAATCTCGTGATAGCTTAATGCGTGCGGTCAGCTACCTAGAGCAACAAGAGCATGAAGACATTCTGCGTGCGTGTCATTTTGGCGATGTGGCACACATTAAGGACAAACGCAAATCGGGCGAGCCGTACATCACCCACCCCATTGCAGTGGCGGAAATTTTGGCAGGGTTTCGTCTGAATAAAGATACTATCATCTCAGCGATTTTACATGATACAGTAGAAGACACCGAAGTAACAAAAGAAATGCTCACAACAGAGTTTGGCGAGACGGTTGCACGGCTTGTTGATGGCGTAACCAAACTTAGGTCGTCAAGCATGAATAAGCAACAAAGCCAAGCGGCCACCTTTCATAAGATACTCACTGCCACCTTGACCGACCCTCGTGTTCTCATCATCAAGCTCTCCGACCGCTTGCATAATATGTCCACTTTAGATGCGGTCAGTCCCGAGAAACAAAAACGCACCGCCAACGAAACGCTAGACTTCTACATTCCTTTTGCTCGCATCATGGGGTTAAATGACATTGCCGATTATATTGAGCTTTTGTGCTATCGCAATCTCAACCCTGAGATGTATAACAAATTTACTGACAAGCTACTTCAACACGGATTGGGTCGTAACTTCCAAAAGATTGAAATCAGCACTTATCTACAAAATTTATTAAGCCATCTAAACCTAAGCGGTCATGTACAAGTTCTTGACAACCGCACCTCCATGTACCGCCAATTTTTTAAAAATCGTGGGCAAATCAACCGACTGATTCGCCAATATGACTTTGACGTTGTGCTTGATGACATTGAGTCTTGTGATAAACTGGCGTGCTATTTGGTGCAAAAATACGAAATCAGTGATGAGATGATTCGTGATAACATTAGAAAGCCCCAAGCAGGTGGCAACCAATCGCTCACGCTCATTTACGAACAAGATTATAACCACATCAAAATCACCTTGCTAACCAAAAGAATGCAAGAAGCGGCTCGCCTAGGTGTGATTAGTAAAGATAAAGGGGATATCAGCCATTCTGTCGTCCAAGCCAGCCTTCGCAATATGCAAGCCCTTGCTAATAGCGAATCTGGACAAGACTTCCAAGAAAACAATGAATACTCTGTTGCCATTATCGATGAACTACTAAACTACCTGCACGAACGAAAAATCGTCTGTTATAGTCCGCAGGGTCGTGCTTATGAACTGCCTCGTGGTTCAACCGCTTTAGACTTTGCTTATGCGGTCGGTCCTGCCATTGGCAATATCGCTGTCGGTGCTGACATCAATGGCGAGCATGGCAAGCTAGGCTTGGTACTGGCAGATGGTGATTCAGTGAGTATTGACACCGACAAAAATGCCACACCAAAGGCTGATTGGTTAGGTTTTGTGGCGACCAATAAAGCACGCAGTGAGATTCTAAAGTTTCTAAAACACCTACCAGATGACCAAAAAGAATATGCAGGTAAAGAAGCTCTCATGCGAGCCCTTAAAGCCTATGACAAGGTCATTGAAGACATTACCGATAGCAAATGGGCTGATATCTTAGCATGGCGTGGTGTGGACAGCCAGCGTGATATATTCCTACAAATCGCCACAGGTTCACTATTGGCACAGTTAGTGGTCTCACGATTATTTAGTGAGGAAGTAGATATCGCCGATGGTAATGAAATCACCCAATCCAAGCATCTCATTGCAGGGGTAAAAGGCGTTGAGGTTACCTTTGCTAAATGTTGCAACCCTATTTATGGCGACCACATTGTCGGTCATCTCTCCGCTCGTCATGGACTGGTCATTCATCGCCACAAATGCTATTCACTAAACACCATTCGTGCCGCCAACCCCTACCAGATTATTCAAGTGCATTGGAAAGATGACATCAAAATCAATCATGACAGTCACCAACTGCATTTCTCAGCGTCACTGCGTATCTTTGCCATGCTAAACGAAGAACAAATCAGCCAAGCCATCTATGAGCTTCGTGCCTTAAATATCGGCGTTGAACACACCTCTGTTAAGGCTGATATCAAAGATAAAAATAGTAAGGTAGGCACAACCACGCTCAATGTGGTCGTTCGCTCTCGAGAACATCTTGAAGAGGGCATTCATGTTTTACGCCAAATTTTAGGCTATCCAAATATCATGCGACTATACCACCATCATAACCACGCTTAA
- the dapD gene encoding 2,3,4,5-tetrahydropyridine-2,6-dicarboxylate N-succinyltransferase: MSLEQIIETAFENRNSFGATDCPADIRSAVEEVLSRLDNGSLRVAEKINDEWVVYQWVKKAVLLSFKINDNKPMNTGELGFYDKVDTKFNGWTEEDYKNAGVRVVPPAVARKGSYIAKNVILMPSYTNIGAYVDEGTMVDTWATVGSCAQIGKNVHLSGGVGIGGVLEPLQANPTIIEDNCFIGARSEIVEGVIVEEGSVISMGVYIGQSTKIYDRETGEIHYGRVPAGSVVVPGNLPSPCGKYSLYAAIIVKKVDAQTRAKTSINDLLRAD; the protein is encoded by the coding sequence ATGAGTCTTGAACAAATCATCGAAACAGCCTTTGAAAACCGCAACAGCTTTGGTGCTACCGACTGCCCTGCTGACATTCGCTCTGCTGTTGAAGAAGTACTTAGCCGTCTTGATAATGGCTCACTGCGTGTTGCCGAAAAAATCAATGATGAATGGGTGGTTTATCAGTGGGTCAAAAAAGCCGTGCTACTTTCTTTTAAAATCAATGACAACAAGCCTATGAATACAGGCGAACTTGGTTTTTATGACAAAGTAGATACCAAGTTCAACGGCTGGACAGAAGAAGACTATAAAAACGCAGGCGTGCGTGTCGTTCCCCCTGCGGTTGCTCGCAAAGGCTCGTACATTGCCAAAAATGTCATCTTAATGCCATCTTATACCAATATTGGTGCTTATGTAGATGAAGGGACAATGGTTGATACTTGGGCAACGGTGGGTAGCTGTGCCCAAATTGGTAAAAATGTTCACTTATCAGGCGGTGTGGGCATTGGTGGTGTTTTAGAGCCACTTCAAGCCAATCCAACCATCATTGAAGACAATTGCTTTATCGGTGCAAGAAGTGAAATCGTTGAAGGCGTGATTGTTGAAGAAGGTTCGGTCATTTCAATGGGCGTTTATATCGGTCAATCAACCAAAATTTATGACCGTGAAACAGGCGAGATTCACTACGGACGAGTGCCGGCAGGTTCGGTTGTTGTTCCTGGCAACCTACCAAGCCCTTGTGGTAAATACAGCCTATATGCCGCCATTATCGTCAAAAAAGTAGACGCCCAAACTCGTGCCAAAACGTCCATCAACGATTTGCTAAGAGCGGACTAA
- a CDS encoding alpha/beta fold hydrolase, with product MTQTILSSNGIHRLHHTFFMPKGDIKASLLIVHGMSEHSGRYADFARFLANHGILVATYDQLGHGRTVKDKYELGFIDEKHPVQALCKDVVIMADKLKDKACTLTDRPIPHYIMGHSMGSFIVRTVLTHHATSFHGAILMGTGNSFGLMNRLALTTLGVIHYLNPKKTNRYFAMLLNDYLLSQIRYPISVSPFAWLSENTDNIKAFEVDPLCGFAFSNNGFIALQTLIKKATSPTWYAHTPKNFRILLVSGKDDPVGRMGQDIDEIFDELVRSDKNTQARLYPNMRHEPLHETAKNKVYQDILHWLI from the coding sequence ATGACTCAAACCATTCTCTCATCAAACGGCATTCACCGCCTACACCACACTTTTTTTATGCCAAAAGGCGACATCAAGGCAAGCCTACTTATTGTACACGGCATGAGTGAACATAGCGGACGCTATGCCGATTTTGCTAGGTTTCTTGCCAATCATGGTATCTTGGTTGCCACTTATGATCAGCTTGGGCATGGACGGACGGTCAAAGACAAGTACGAACTTGGCTTTATCGATGAAAAACACCCCGTCCAAGCCCTATGTAAAGATGTTGTTATTATGGCGGATAAATTAAAAGATAAAGCCTGCACCCTAACTGACCGCCCCATTCCTCACTACATCATGGGGCATTCAATGGGGTCGTTCATTGTACGAACGGTACTAACCCATCACGCCACAAGTTTTCATGGAGCGATACTCATGGGGACAGGCAATAGTTTTGGGCTGATGAACCGCCTTGCTCTAACCACGCTTGGGGTAATCCACTACCTAAACCCCAAAAAAACCAATAGGTATTTTGCCATGCTTTTAAATGACTACCTGCTATCACAAATCCGCTATCCGATATCTGTCTCACCCTTTGCATGGCTATCTGAAAATACCGATAACATCAAAGCCTTTGAAGTCGATCCTTTGTGCGGTTTTGCGTTTAGCAACAATGGTTTTATCGCTCTACAAACTCTCATCAAAAAAGCCACATCACCCACATGGTACGCCCACACCCCCAAAAACTTTCGCATTTTGCTCGTCAGTGGCAAAGATGACCCTGTGGGGCGTATGGGGCAAGACATCGATGAAATTTTTGATGAATTGGTGCGTTCAGATAAGAATACGCAAGCTCGACTATATCCTAACATGAGACATGAACCACTGCACGAAACCGCCAAAAATAAAGTGTATCAAGACATTTTGCACTGGTTAATATAA
- a CDS encoding TM2 domain-containing protein, giving the protein MNKSNKSFAITVLLCFFLGTFGIHRFYVGKIGTGLLQLITLGGLGIWVIYDLIILIFGKFTDADGNVVKN; this is encoded by the coding sequence ATGAATAAATCCAACAAATCATTCGCCATTACCGTACTGCTTTGCTTTTTCTTGGGTACATTTGGCATCCATCGCTTTTATGTCGGCAAAATTGGTACAGGACTACTACAGCTCATCACGCTAGGTGGTTTGGGGATTTGGGTGATTTATGACTTAATCATTCTAATCTTTGGTAAATTTACCGATGCTGACGGCAATGTAGTAAAAAACTAG
- a CDS encoding Rid family detoxifying hydrolase, which yields MTRQVIHTDKAPAAVGTYSQAIKVGNIVYISGQLGLDPATMTLKEGFKAQAEQAFDNLSAIAKAAGGTLSDTVKFNVSLTDLNDFAVLNKIFDARLNAPYPARAAVQVAALPKGGVVEIEAILHLDA from the coding sequence ATGACCAGACAAGTCATTCACACCGACAAAGCCCCTGCCGCTGTTGGCACTTATTCCCAAGCCATCAAAGTTGGCAATATTGTCTATATTTCAGGTCAGCTCGGATTAGACCCTGCGACCATGACTCTAAAAGAAGGTTTTAAAGCCCAAGCCGAACAAGCCTTTGACAACTTATCTGCCATCGCTAAAGCAGCAGGTGGTACGCTCAGCGATACCGTAAAATTCAATGTTTCTTTGACCGATCTAAATGATTTTGCTGTATTAAATAAAATCTTTGATGCACGCCTAAACGCACCTTACCCTGCTCGTGCTGCCGTACAAGTTGCAGCATTACCAAAAGGTGGTGTGGTTGAGATTGAAGCAATCTTACATCTTGATGCTTGA
- the rpoZ gene encoding DNA-directed RNA polymerase subunit omega, translated as MARVTIEDCLDNVDNRFELILVASKRARQLAKGSAEPTVTVENDKPTVLALREIASGNITRTILDEPDEEIVIKTPEFVDFSKLTPDDF; from the coding sequence ATGGCACGAGTTACTATTGAAGACTGTCTTGACAATGTCGATAACCGTTTTGAGCTGATTTTGGTCGCAAGCAAGCGTGCACGCCAACTGGCTAAAGGCAGTGCTGAACCGACTGTAACCGTTGAAAATGATAAGCCTACCGTTTTGGCACTTCGTGAGATTGCCTCTGGCAACATTACTCGCACCATTTTGGATGAGCCAGATGAAGAGATTGTCATCAAAACACCAGAATTTGTTGATTTCTCAAAATTAACACCTGATGATTTTTAA
- the queE gene encoding 7-carboxy-7-deazaguanine synthase QueE — protein MPTALRNTQIPTTDPLAGLRLTEIFYSLQGEALAAGLPTIFIRLTGCPLRCTYCDTTYSFTGGARWGLDEILTHIASFPCKRVCITGGEPLAQPNVIALMKLLLEHGYDISLETAGALSVKDVPPAVSKVMDLKTPSSGENKRNLWGNFSHLTNHDQIKIVIADRTDYEWAVEKLWQYELHKKCAVVWFSPMFEIDERRSDVPNIAVQLAEWILADGLPVRLQLQLHKIIWADARGK, from the coding sequence ATGCCCACCGCCCTAAGAAACACCCAAATCCCCACCACCGACCCATTGGCAGGACTTCGCTTGACCGAAATTTTTTATTCCTTGCAAGGTGAGGCTCTGGCTGCTGGTCTACCGACCATTTTTATTCGCTTGACAGGCTGTCCACTTCGTTGCACTTATTGCGATACGACCTATTCCTTTACAGGCGGTGCACGATGGGGGCTTGATGAGATTTTGACTCACATCGCCAGTTTTCCTTGCAAGCGAGTATGTATCACAGGCGGAGAGCCGCTCGCCCAGCCCAATGTCATTGCCCTGATGAAATTACTCTTAGAACATGGCTATGATATATCACTAGAAACCGCAGGAGCTTTGTCAGTCAAAGATGTCCCGCCTGCCGTATCCAAAGTCATGGATCTAAAAACGCCAAGCTCCGGCGAGAACAAGCGGAATTTATGGGGGAACTTTAGTCATCTGACCAACCACGACCAAATTAAAATCGTGATTGCTGATCGCACCGATTATGAATGGGCGGTGGAAAAATTATGGCAATATGAGCTACATAAAAAATGTGCCGTAGTGTGGTTTTCGCCAATGTTTGAGATTGATGAACGAAGATCCGATGTGCCAAACATTGCTGTACAATTAGCCGAATGGATTTTGGCGGATGGTCTGCCCGTACGCTTGCAATTACAGTTACACAAAATCATCTGGGCGGATGCACGAGGTAAATAA
- a CDS encoding aspartate/glutamate racemase family protein, whose product MSNKKPTIGILGGMGPMASADMFLKFIKSAHATSDQTHIPLIISSIPDIPDRSAYLLSDGADPYPYLYEYTHNLVKAGADCMVIACNTAHYWFDRLQADFSHITMLSMIDVAVAYAKQSGHTNIGILATNATLATNLYKHKIQEANLNYIAPEDNTLVMQSIYDYKAGRIDEATTLMQSEQDKLFDKGASALIMGCTEVPLILANDAKANPNAYIDATQVLVDRAIAWYREAIAQANG is encoded by the coding sequence GTGTCAAACAAAAAACCCACTATCGGTATCTTGGGTGGCATGGGACCGATGGCAAGTGCCGATATGTTTTTAAAATTCATTAAGTCTGCTCACGCCACAAGCGACCAAACGCACATTCCGCTCATCATCTCATCCATACCTGATATACCTGACCGATCCGCCTATCTCCTTAGTGATGGGGCTGACCCTTATCCTTATTTGTATGAATATACGCATAATCTCGTCAAGGCGGGGGCGGACTGCATGGTCATTGCGTGCAACACTGCTCATTATTGGTTTGATCGACTTCAGGCTGATTTTTCGCACATCACCATGCTGTCTATGATTGATGTAGCGGTGGCGTACGCCAAACAAAGTGGACATACGAATATTGGTATTTTGGCAACCAACGCCACTTTGGCAACCAATCTATATAAACACAAAATACAAGAAGCTAATCTTAACTACATCGCCCCAGAAGACAACACGCTTGTCATGCAAAGCATTTATGATTATAAGGCAGGGCGAATTGATGAGGCGACTACCTTGATGCAATCTGAGCAGGACAAACTGTTTGATAAAGGGGCGAGTGCGTTGATTATGGGTTGTACCGAAGTGCCACTTATTTTAGCCAATGACGCAAAAGCCAATCCTAATGCCTATATTGATGCCACGCAGGTATTGGTGGATAGGGCGATTGCTTGGTATCGTGAGGCGATTGCTCAAGCGAACGGTTAA